One Siniperca chuatsi isolate FFG_IHB_CAS linkage group LG5, ASM2008510v1, whole genome shotgun sequence DNA window includes the following coding sequences:
- the LOC122875813 gene encoding gastrula zinc finger protein XlCGF17.1-like translates to MSSVECLREFVNERLTAAAQEIFGVFKKTIVGYEEEIDRQRRLLDIFWKPEIKLHRIELPQQHVCTEEVVLADQQLCIQERNSSLDQEDPEPPQIKEEQEELCTSQEGEQLVLKQETDAFMLTPTDEESDHSEPEPNRDQQLLSHNSHVAESQDQKGGKHGDSNNVYNSTMSEIHNNPHTGKKSLKCDTCGKAFKYKSKLHTHLRTHTGEKPYICKTCGTKFYDISGLKTHMRIHTGKKPYTCKTCGKSYRHSGDLTVHLRTHTGEKPYSCNTCGKDFRASNVFKVHMRTHTGEKPYLCKTCGKRFIDMSKLKRHIRIHTGEKPYSCKICGRSYRQNGDLTVHMRTHTGEKPYLCKICGKRYVDASALSKHRRLHTGK, encoded by the exons ATGTCTTCTGTTGAGTGTTTGAGAGAGTTTGTCAACGAGCGactaactgctgctgctcaaGAAATATTcggagtttttaaaaaaactatcgTCGGGTACGAGGAAGAGATCGATCGTCAGCGCAGACTGCTGGATATCTTTTGGAAACCTGAAATAAAGTTACACAGGATAG AGCTCCCACAGCAACATGTCTGTACGGAGGAGGTGGTTCTGGCTGACCAGCAGCTCTGTATTCAGGAGAGGAACTCCAGTCTGGACCAAGAGGACCCAGAGCCTCCACagattaaagaggaacaggaggaactctgcaccagtcaggagggagagcagcttgtaCTGAAGCAGGAGACTGATGCCTTTATGTTGACTCCTACTGATGAGGAAAGTGACCACAGTGAACCAGAACCAAACAGGgaccagcagctcctctctcacAACTCTCATGTAGCTGAGAGCCAAGATCAGAAAGGAGGCAAGCATGGAGACAGTAACAATGTATACAACTCTACCATGTCAGAGATTCATAATAATCCTCACACAggtaaaaagtctttaaaatgtgacacatgtgGAAAAGCTTTTAAGTATAAGTCAAAATTGCATACACACCTGagaacccacacaggtgagaagccgtacATTTGCAAGACCTGCGGGACAAAATTCTATGACATTTCAGGATTGAAAACACATATGCGAATCCACACAGGTAAGAAGCCGTATACTTGCAAAACATGTGGAAAATCTTACAGACATAGTGGTGATTTGACAGTCCACCTGAGAACCCACACAGGTGAAAAGCCGTATTCTTGCAATACATGTGGGAAAGATTTCAGAGCTAGTAATGTGTTCAAAGTCCATATGagaacccacacaggtgagaagccatacCTTTGCAAGACTTGCGGGAAAAGATTCATCGACATGTCAAAATTGAAAAGGCACATaagaatccacacaggtgagaagccatatAGTTGCAAAATATGCGGAAGATCTTATAGACAGAATGGTGATTTGACAGTCCACATGagaacccacacaggtgagaagccgtacCTTTGTAAGATCTGTGGGAAAAGATATGTTGATGCGTCTGCCTTGTCAAAGCACAGAAGATTGCATACGGGGAAGTAG